One stretch of Micromonospora cremea DNA includes these proteins:
- a CDS encoding glycosyltransferase family 4 protein produces the protein MKIGILSYHFPPEPAFIPGSLAEELAARGHEVRVLTGFPDYPGGHVYPGWRQRWHHETHSERLSVRRVPRYSGGAASTGGRMASYLSFAGSATLVARRFLGDVDALYVFQLPATTFAAAGVLRLLGRVPAVLHVQDVWARDGADEAGDGRWSARMGAAMARVYRAAARVAVAAPSMRDLVVAAGADPARVRLVLNWTDERIFHPATPGAAARQLVGRDGRCVVMHAGTIGARQGLETAVRAAAALDRTMDLVLVGSGADERRVRGLASDLGAENVRFVERRSPVDMPELYAAADYQLVMLRDLPELRGMVPGKLQAALSCAAPVVASAGGDTAELVERARAGLSCPPEDWAALADRFWLAATIPPPARAEMGRRGRETYLREMSLPAGVDRIERLLHEAAGRATERVDPRGNLS, from the coding sequence GTGAAGATCGGCATCTTGTCGTACCACTTTCCGCCAGAGCCGGCGTTCATCCCCGGCAGCCTCGCCGAGGAGTTGGCCGCACGCGGGCATGAGGTGCGGGTGCTCACCGGGTTTCCGGACTACCCCGGCGGACACGTCTACCCGGGCTGGCGCCAGCGCTGGCACCACGAGACGCACAGCGAACGGCTGTCCGTGCGGCGGGTGCCGCGCTACTCCGGCGGTGCCGCGTCCACCGGCGGCAGGATGGCCAGCTATCTCTCCTTCGCCGGCAGTGCGACGCTGGTCGCGCGCCGGTTCCTCGGCGACGTGGACGCGCTCTACGTCTTTCAACTGCCGGCCACCACATTCGCCGCCGCCGGAGTCCTCCGGCTGCTCGGGCGGGTGCCGGCGGTGCTGCACGTGCAGGACGTATGGGCGCGCGACGGCGCCGACGAGGCGGGCGACGGGCGCTGGTCGGCACGGATGGGCGCCGCGATGGCGCGCGTCTACCGGGCCGCCGCGCGGGTCGCCGTGGCCGCGCCGTCGATGCGGGACCTGGTGGTCGCCGCCGGCGCCGACCCGGCCCGGGTCCGGCTGGTGCTGAACTGGACCGACGAGAGGATCTTCCACCCGGCGACGCCCGGCGCGGCGGCGCGCCAGCTGGTCGGCCGCGACGGTCGGTGCGTGGTGATGCACGCCGGCACCATCGGCGCCCGACAGGGGCTGGAGACCGCGGTACGGGCCGCCGCGGCGCTGGACCGGACGATGGACCTGGTCCTGGTCGGCTCGGGCGCCGACGAGCGGCGGGTGCGGGGGCTCGCCTCCGACCTGGGCGCCGAGAACGTCCGCTTCGTGGAGCGACGTTCCCCGGTGGACATGCCCGAGCTGTACGCCGCTGCCGACTACCAGCTCGTCATGCTGCGGGACCTGCCGGAGCTGCGGGGCATGGTGCCCGGCAAGCTGCAGGCCGCGCTCTCCTGCGCCGCGCCGGTGGTGGCGTCGGCCGGCGGGGACACCGCCGAGCTCGTGGAACGCGCCCGGGCCGGGTTGTCCTGCCCGCCGGAGGACTGGGCCGCGCTGGCCGACCGGTTCTGGTTGGCCGCCACCATCCCCCCGCCCGCCCGGGCGGAGATGGGCCGCCGGGGCCGGGAGACGTACCTGCGGGAGATGTCGTTGCCGGCCGGGGTGGACCGGATCGAGCGGCTGCTGCACGAG